A region of Mycobacteriales bacterium DNA encodes the following proteins:
- a CDS encoding helix-turn-helix domain-containing protein codes for MEEAARFLRISRGLAYAGARRGDLPTVRVGRRLLVPRGRLLVWLNAARSDGD; via the coding sequence ATCGAGGAGGCGGCACGCTTCCTGCGGATCAGCCGCGGCCTTGCCTACGCCGGGGCGCGACGTGGTGATCTGCCCACCGTGCGGGTCGGCCGGCGACTGCTCGTCCCGCGTGGACGGCTTCTCGTCTGGCTGAACGCCGCGCGCTCCGATGGTGACTGA
- a CDS encoding site-specific integrase, whose protein sequence is MARPRSLPPGIRPRGNAFVYDWRDATGKTFRRKAGDTIDEAIAYKAKIDAELNSGTFVAGSKTTFAEYAAHWIETYQLKSQTRRGYRSTLHAHLVPFFGRYRLVKITPALVREWYAQQLQLGLANNTVRDHVAVLKSILKTAQSDGHLPYLPTTGLRVPRQQKRRPRVLTFKQAWALVTAAPEEWRALFATAIFTGLRLGELLALSRDDLDLEHRVLHVTATLSEVARRKPRLVREEPKSEAGIRDVPIVEPLAELLTAHLDRLPADRWLIFTTETGAMLDRSAVYRVWHPVREAVGLPELRFHDLRHTAASLLLTFSDAKLSELKEIPGHSQIAHTVDLYGHLVPGRLDAIRDRFGAALREALAPPALGGVA, encoded by the coding sequence ATGGCACGACCCAGGAGCCTGCCGCCGGGCATCCGCCCGCGCGGGAACGCGTTCGTCTACGACTGGCGCGACGCGACCGGCAAGACGTTCCGCCGCAAGGCCGGCGACACCATCGACGAGGCGATCGCGTACAAGGCGAAGATCGACGCCGAGCTCAACTCGGGCACGTTCGTCGCGGGCAGCAAGACGACGTTCGCCGAGTACGCCGCGCACTGGATCGAGACCTACCAGCTCAAGTCGCAGACCCGCCGCGGCTACCGCTCGACCCTGCACGCGCACCTCGTGCCGTTCTTCGGCCGGTACCGGCTCGTGAAGATCACGCCAGCACTCGTCCGCGAGTGGTACGCGCAGCAGCTCCAGCTCGGCCTCGCGAACAACACGGTGCGCGACCACGTCGCGGTCCTCAAGAGCATCCTCAAGACCGCGCAGTCCGACGGCCACCTGCCCTACCTGCCGACGACCGGGCTACGCGTCCCGCGCCAGCAGAAGCGCCGACCGAGGGTGCTCACGTTCAAGCAGGCGTGGGCGCTCGTCACGGCGGCGCCCGAGGAGTGGCGCGCGCTCTTCGCGACCGCGATCTTCACCGGCCTGCGGCTCGGCGAGCTGCTCGCGCTCTCCCGCGACGACCTCGACCTGGAGCACCGCGTCCTGCACGTCACCGCGACCCTGTCCGAGGTCGCGCGCCGGAAGCCACGCCTCGTCCGTGAGGAGCCGAAGAGCGAGGCCGGCATCCGCGACGTCCCGATCGTCGAGCCGCTCGCCGAGCTGCTGACCGCGCACCTCGACCGACTGCCGGCCGACCGCTGGCTGATCTTCACGACGGAGACCGGCGCGATGCTCGACCGCAGCGCGGTGTACCGCGTCTGGCACCCGGTACGGGAAGCCGTCGGTCTGCCCGAGCTCCGGTTCCACGACCTTCGCCACACGGCGGCATCGCTGCTGCTGACGTTCTCCGACGCGAAGCTCTCCGAACTCAAGGAGATCCCCGGCCACAGCCAGATCGCGCACACCGTCGACCTCTATGGCCACCTCGTGCCGGGCCGCCTCGACGCCATCCGGGACCGCTTCGGCGCCGCGCTCCGGGAGGCGCTGGCGCCACCGGCGCTGGGCGGAGTCGCGTAA